The following are from one region of the Stanieria cyanosphaera PCC 7437 genome:
- the hisA gene encoding 1-(5-phosphoribosyl)-5-[(5-phosphoribosylamino)methylideneamino]imidazole-4-carboxamide isomerase, whose protein sequence is MEVIPAIDLLEGKCVRLYQGDYDRSQVFNENPVEVARHWVEQGATRLHLVDLDGAKQGKSVNLNVIELITAAIPIPVQVGGGLRDRSAVANLLNLGVQRAILGTVAVEQPELVTQLAQEFPGQIVVGIDARNGLVATRGWLETSAVAATELAQRMAQQGAAAIIYTDIHRDGTLSGPNLPALRELANAINIPVIASGGVSCLTDLLSLLALEPLGVTGAIVGRAIYTGDVDLKEAVQAVGNGRLQDVPSDFGSSTFA, encoded by the coding sequence ATGGAAGTTATACCTGCAATTGATTTATTGGAAGGGAAATGTGTGCGTTTGTACCAAGGAGATTACGACCGCTCGCAAGTATTTAATGAAAATCCAGTGGAAGTTGCCCGACACTGGGTTGAGCAAGGAGCAACCAGACTTCATTTAGTCGATTTGGATGGAGCTAAACAAGGAAAATCAGTAAATTTAAACGTAATTGAATTAATTACGGCAGCTATACCTATTCCTGTACAAGTAGGAGGCGGACTACGCGATCGCTCTGCGGTAGCTAATTTACTTAATTTAGGTGTACAACGAGCAATTTTGGGTACTGTAGCAGTAGAACAACCAGAATTAGTTACTCAATTAGCACAAGAGTTTCCAGGACAGATTGTGGTGGGAATCGATGCTCGTAATGGTCTAGTCGCTACTAGAGGTTGGTTAGAAACGTCGGCAGTAGCAGCGACAGAATTAGCGCAAAGAATGGCACAACAAGGTGCAGCAGCGATTATTTATACGGATATTCATCGTGATGGCACGCTTTCTGGCCCTAATTTACCAGCGTTAAGAGAGTTAGCAAATGCGATCAATATTCCTGTAATTGCTTCTGGTGGAGTTAGTTGTTTAACTGATTTATTGAGTTTATTGGCATTAGAACCTTTAGGAGTGACAGGCGCGATCGTTGGTCGAGCGATTTATACTGGAGATGTCGATCTTAAGGAAGCTGTTCAAGCTGTGGGTAATGGTCGTCTGCAAGATGTTCCTTCGGATTTTGGTTCTTCTACTTTTGCGTGA
- a CDS encoding fatty acyl-AMP ligase, with protein sequence MQPFNYSTLVDYLRDLAKQQPDRIAYIFLKDGESKEETITYQQLDQQAKAIASQISSLPSNNKPVILIYPYEQSLEFISAFFGCLYAGAIAIPCHPPQNLLAIKNLQGRLISSQAKIILTTQKLLTKTKHQLDPEIASQLVWLNTESIKFNQSINYQIPQFTPDHLAFLQYTSGSTGTPKGVMVTHQNLMSNQQMLQLVFAGNSQSIGVGWLPLFHDMGLIGNVLHSLYLGIPCILMSPLAFIQKPIRWLQAISHYRGTISGGPNFAYDLLCRQVTEAQKQHLDLSSWELAFTGAEPIRQKTIEQFSHYFADCGFRREAFYPCYGMAEATLFITGGLKNEAPIIKYVEEKALEQNRVVLSTIAKPGSCSVISCGRAWLDEKIVIVDPQSLTPCPPHQVGEIWVAGSGVAQGYWQQPELSKQTFQAYLSDHPEQPFLRTGDLGFLDHQELFITGRLKDVMMFWGFTCYPHHLEQTVQQSHPAFSLNNGAAFSINVAGEEKLVIVQEIERSYRNCLDVDELVETIRWRIFAEHFVDVYAIALLQPGSLPKTSSGKVKRSFCKEQYLNQNLKAIAIWQSPPSSSDLTTVIHRYLNPMTHLRRYSGLFRGKLRRFLYQIRQIDK encoded by the coding sequence ATGCAACCGTTTAATTATTCTACTTTAGTTGATTACCTGCGCGATCTTGCCAAACAACAACCAGATCGAATTGCTTATATTTTTCTCAAAGATGGAGAAAGCAAAGAAGAAACTATTACTTATCAACAACTAGACCAGCAAGCAAAAGCAATTGCCTCTCAAATAAGTTCATTACCATCTAACAATAAACCAGTAATTCTCATTTATCCTTACGAACAAAGTTTAGAATTTATTTCCGCTTTTTTTGGTTGTCTTTATGCAGGAGCGATCGCAATTCCTTGCCATCCGCCTCAAAATCTTTTAGCAATCAAAAATTTGCAAGGACGTTTAATTTCTTCTCAAGCAAAGATTATTTTAACTACTCAAAAATTACTAACTAAAACTAAACATCAACTAGACCCAGAAATCGCCTCCCAATTAGTTTGGTTAAATACAGAAAGTATTAAATTCAATCAATCAATCAACTATCAAATTCCTCAGTTTACTCCAGATCATTTAGCTTTTCTTCAATATACTTCTGGTTCAACAGGAACTCCTAAAGGAGTAATGGTTACCCATCAAAATTTAATGTCCAATCAACAGATGTTGCAACTAGTTTTTGCTGGTAATTCCCAGAGTATCGGTGTCGGTTGGTTGCCTTTATTCCACGACATGGGATTAATTGGCAATGTTTTGCACTCTCTTTATTTAGGCATACCATGTATTCTCATGTCTCCCCTCGCTTTCATTCAAAAACCCATTCGTTGGTTACAAGCAATCTCTCACTACCGAGGAACAATTAGTGGTGGTCCTAATTTCGCTTACGACTTGTTATGTCGTCAAGTAACCGAGGCGCAAAAACAACATCTCGATCTCAGTAGTTGGGAATTAGCTTTTACAGGTGCTGAACCTATTCGTCAAAAAACTATTGAACAATTTTCTCATTATTTTGCCGATTGTGGTTTTCGTAGAGAAGCTTTTTATCCTTGTTATGGTATGGCAGAAGCTACCTTATTTATCACAGGAGGATTAAAAAACGAAGCACCCATAATTAAATACGTCGAAGAAAAAGCACTTGAACAAAATCGAGTTGTTCTTAGTACAATAGCAAAACCAGGATCTTGTTCTGTAATTAGTTGTGGTCGTGCCTGGTTAGATGAAAAGATAGTCATTGTCGATCCTCAGTCTTTAACCCCCTGTCCTCCCCATCAGGTTGGAGAAATTTGGGTAGCAGGTTCAGGAGTAGCGCAGGGATATTGGCAGCAACCAGAATTAAGTAAGCAAACCTTTCAAGCTTATTTATCCGATCATCCAGAACAACCCTTTTTAAGAACAGGTGATCTAGGTTTTCTAGACCACCAAGAATTATTTATCACAGGTCGTCTCAAAGATGTAATGATGTTCTGGGGGTTTACCTGTTATCCTCACCATCTCGAACAAACCGTTCAACAATCTCATCCTGCTTTCAGTTTAAATAATGGTGCAGCTTTCTCGATTAATGTTGCAGGGGAAGAAAAATTAGTCATTGTTCAAGAAATAGAACGCAGTTATCGCAATTGTCTTGACGTAGATGAATTAGTAGAAACAATTCGTTGGCGAATCTTTGCAGAACATTTTGTCGATGTTTATGCGATCGCTCTTCTACAACCAGGAAGTTTACCCAAAACCTCTAGCGGTAAAGTCAAACGCAGTTTTTGTAAAGAACAATATCTCAATCAAAACCTCAAAGCGATCGCGATATGGCAATCTCCTCCCAGTAGCAGCGACCTCACTACCGTAATTCATAGATATTTAAACCCTATGACTCATTTACGTCGTTATTCGGGTTTATTTCGCGGAAAATTACGCCGTTTTCTCTACCAAATCCGCCAGATTGACAAGTAG
- a CDS encoding DUF29 family protein encodes MLEILELKKHLLAGEIEQALLIVEELEEMGRQSEIRNLESFLVILLIHLIKIQVENRLTSSWKSSIINSLLAIQKRNKLGKKAHYIYSENWQEYIEDNFNTAIVSASREIFGGIDYKELKAQCNRISLFNFANSLLQLTYLNNQDELINAIENKLKDFCS; translated from the coding sequence ATGTTGGAAATATTAGAACTCAAAAAACATTTATTAGCCGGTGAGATTGAACAGGCTTTGTTAATAGTCGAAGAGCTAGAAGAAATGGGACGACAAAGCGAAATTAGAAATTTAGAATCATTTTTAGTAATTTTATTAATTCATTTAATTAAAATACAAGTAGAAAATCGCTTAACTAGCTCTTGGAAATCATCTATTATTAATAGTCTTCTCGCTATTCAAAAACGAAATAAACTTGGAAAAAAAGCGCATTATATTTACTCGGAAAACTGGCAAGAATACATAGAAGATAATTTTAATACTGCCATAGTTAGTGCTAGTCGAGAAATTTTTGGTGGTATAGATTATAAAGAATTAAAAGCTCAATGTAATCGCATTTCTTTATTCAATTTTGCTAATAGTTTACTACAATTAACTTACTTGAATAATCAAGATGAATTAATTAACGCAATTGAAAACAAGTTAAAAGACTTTTGTTCTTAA
- a CDS encoding spore photoproduct lyase family protein, translated as MIQTLTSSSTRLWLPERVLVTPAALQESWGQQIIKRIESYQIPIQELPHNRLTNLKGKTEQETYAKAKRTLAIVTAPPSNFKLNPIPPSADWQFHLAQGCPAHCQYCYLAGSLSGVPITRIYANLPEILDNLSQYESKDQETSFEVSCYTDPLSIEHLTGSLAECIRYFGTRSQARLRWVSKFDGVDKLLNLPHQGHTRCRMSVNAAPISCSFEGGTASVNARLQALRKLALPTNQGGGGYPVGLVIAPIMAISDWQLHYTQLFEQISTMLDFNCDLTFELITHRFTPKSKEVLQSWYPNSKLDLDEANRHRKYNKFGGVKYVYNTEKMKTLQTFIEKQIQARFPHAKILYWT; from the coding sequence ATGATACAAACTCTTACCTCTTCTTCTACTCGTCTGTGGTTACCAGAGCGTGTTTTAGTTACTCCTGCTGCCCTTCAAGAATCTTGGGGACAACAAATTATCAAGCGAATTGAATCTTATCAGATACCAATACAAGAATTACCCCACAATCGATTAACTAATTTAAAAGGAAAAACCGAACAAGAGACTTATGCTAAAGCTAAACGAACCTTAGCAATAGTGACTGCACCACCAAGTAATTTTAAACTAAATCCGATTCCTCCTTCGGCTGACTGGCAATTTCATCTAGCGCAAGGATGTCCAGCGCACTGTCAATATTGTTATTTAGCTGGAAGTTTATCTGGAGTCCCTATCACCAGAATTTATGCGAATTTACCAGAAATTCTCGATAATCTAAGCCAATACGAATCAAAAGACCAAGAAACTAGCTTTGAAGTTAGCTGTTACACAGATCCTCTTAGCATCGAACATCTAACAGGTAGTTTAGCTGAATGTATTCGTTACTTCGGTACTCGTTCTCAAGCTCGTTTACGATGGGTTTCTAAATTTGATGGGGTTGATAAACTATTAAATTTACCTCATCAAGGTCATACTCGTTGTCGTATGAGTGTCAATGCTGCACCAATTAGTTGTTCTTTTGAGGGAGGTACAGCTAGCGTAAATGCTAGACTACAAGCACTACGAAAATTAGCTTTACCAACTAATCAAGGTGGTGGTGGGTATCCTGTTGGATTAGTAATTGCACCAATTATGGCGATTTCAGATTGGCAGTTACATTATACTCAGTTGTTCGAGCAAATTAGTACTATGTTAGATTTTAACTGCGATCTAACTTTTGAATTAATTACTCATCGCTTTACCCCCAAATCAAAAGAAGTTTTACAAAGTTGGTATCCAAACAGCAAGTTAGATTTAGATGAAGCAAACCGCCATCGTAAATATAATAAGTTTGGTGGGGTTAAGTATGTCTATAATACGGAAAAAATGAAAACGTTACAGACTTTTATTGAAAAACAAATTCAAGCAAGGTTTCCTCACGCAAAAATTCTTTATTGGACTTAA
- a CDS encoding isocitrate lyase/PEP mutase family protein has protein sequence MSFSSQLRQLLTHPKILVIPGVYDCLGAKLAEQSGFEASATSGFGIAASTLGVPDYGLLTATEMLNSTGKIAKSVKIPLIADLDTGYGNALNVIRTVEEAVNLGISGIILEDQEFPKKCGHFDDKRVISTSEHCSKIKAAIQARGESNLVIIARTDARAPLGLAEALARGRAYLDVGADVLFIEAPQSVTELEAIAQAFPDVPLVANMIEGGKTPELTASDLQQLGFKIVFFPLSGLLAATKAINECWHYLKENGTTVGFEPIVDFQDFKSAIDLPKYRQLEQDFRS, from the coding sequence ATGTCTTTTTCCAGTCAACTGCGACAGTTACTTACTCATCCCAAAATTTTGGTTATTCCTGGTGTTTATGATTGTTTAGGCGCAAAATTAGCCGAACAAAGCGGATTTGAAGCGAGCGCTACTAGTGGTTTTGGTATTGCTGCTTCTACTTTGGGAGTTCCTGACTACGGTTTGTTGACTGCGACGGAAATGCTTAATAGTACAGGCAAGATTGCTAAGTCAGTTAAGATTCCTTTAATTGCTGATTTAGATACGGGTTACGGCAATGCTTTAAATGTGATCCGCACTGTTGAAGAAGCAGTAAATTTAGGTATCAGTGGCATTATTTTAGAAGACCAAGAATTTCCTAAAAAATGCGGTCATTTTGACGATAAACGAGTTATTTCTACATCTGAACATTGTAGTAAAATCAAAGCAGCTATTCAAGCTCGTGGTGAAAGTAATTTAGTGATTATTGCTCGAACCGATGCTCGTGCGCCTTTGGGTTTAGCAGAAGCGCTCGCCAGAGGACGTGCTTATCTCGATGTTGGTGCAGATGTTTTATTTATTGAAGCACCCCAGTCGGTTACTGAATTAGAAGCGATCGCGCAAGCTTTTCCCGATGTACCTTTAGTAGCTAATATGATTGAAGGTGGAAAAACTCCCGAACTAACAGCTTCAGATTTACAACAATTGGGTTTTAAAATTGTCTTTTTTCCATTATCGGGTTTACTTGCTGCTACTAAAGCTATAAATGAATGTTGGCATTATCTTAAAGAAAATGGAACGACAGTAGGATTTGAACCAATAGTTGATTTTCAAGATTTTAAAAGCGCGATTGATTTACCTAAATATCGTCAACTTGAACAAGATTTTAGGAGCTAG
- a CDS encoding DUF4336 domain-containing protein: protein MSQIKHQSNSKDYFWRYWFLVPIYPYSQRRTIRKEIVQDTIWTFEQLQGIFYVVVPIRMTVVKLQQGGLLVYAPVAPTKECLKLVHELVAEHGEVKYIILPTISGLEHKGFVVPFARNFSNAQVYVSPHQWSFPVNLPLSWLGFPAQRTQILPADSTQTPFASEFEYAILDEIDLNLGKFEEVAFFHKRSRTLLVTDSIVSIPENPPAIVQLDSYPLLFHARDNATDAIADTQENRRKGWQRICLFALYFRSSVLDVPKWSKVFQNAFKASDRSKKAYFGLFPFQWKPNWQQAFDALRGNGRLFVAPILQTWILNRAPAKTLNWANRVASWDFQQIIPCHFESVIKATPQEFRQAFSFLEKYPSVSASLFNSSSYPLPQEDFQTLKEIDRTLCKFGIVPPPEERV from the coding sequence GTGTCTCAAATTAAGCATCAATCTAATTCAAAGGATTATTTCTGGCGATATTGGTTTCTCGTACCAATTTATCCTTATAGTCAAAGACGTACAATTCGTAAGGAAATTGTTCAAGATACAATCTGGACTTTTGAACAACTGCAAGGCATCTTTTATGTAGTTGTCCCCATTAGGATGACTGTAGTTAAATTACAGCAAGGGGGATTATTAGTTTATGCACCAGTTGCACCAACCAAAGAATGTTTAAAGCTGGTTCATGAATTAGTAGCAGAACATGGTGAAGTTAAGTATATTATTTTACCTACTATTTCAGGTTTAGAACATAAAGGTTTTGTTGTTCCCTTTGCTCGCAATTTTTCCAACGCCCAGGTTTATGTTTCTCCCCATCAATGGAGTTTTCCTGTCAATCTTCCTTTAAGTTGGCTAGGTTTTCCTGCTCAACGCACTCAGATATTACCAGCAGATAGTACTCAAACACCCTTCGCTTCAGAATTCGAATATGCAATTTTAGATGAGATCGATCTCAATTTAGGTAAATTTGAAGAAGTTGCTTTTTTCCATAAGCGATCGCGTACATTATTAGTTACCGATTCAATTGTTTCGATTCCAGAAAATCCTCCAGCAATCGTTCAACTCGATTCTTACCCTTTATTATTTCACGCTAGAGATAATGCTACTGATGCGATCGCTGATACTCAAGAAAATCGACGCAAAGGTTGGCAAAGGATTTGTTTGTTTGCTCTTTATTTTCGTTCTAGTGTTTTAGATGTTCCTAAATGGAGTAAAGTATTTCAAAATGCTTTCAAGGCAAGCGATCGCTCTAAAAAGGCTTATTTTGGTTTATTTCCTTTTCAATGGAAACCAAATTGGCAGCAGGCGTTTGATGCTTTACGAGGTAATGGACGTTTATTTGTGGCACCTATCTTACAAACATGGATTCTTAACCGCGCACCAGCAAAGACGTTAAATTGGGCAAATAGAGTAGCAAGTTGGGATTTTCAGCAAATTATTCCCTGTCACTTTGAATCTGTAATTAAAGCGACACCGCAAGAGTTTCGACAGGCTTTTTCTTTTTTAGAAAAATATCCTTCCGTAAGTGCGAGTTTGTTTAATAGTAGTAGCTATCCTTTACCTCAAGAAGATTTTCAAACACTCAAAGAAATTGATCGCACTTTATGTAAATTTGGGATTGTACCACCACCAGAAGAGAGAGTTTAA
- a CDS encoding MGH1-like glycoside hydrolase domain-containing protein: protein MNAETTRLADGNWQQWGPYLSDRAWGTVREDYSADGTAWDYFTHDQARSRAYRWGEDGIGGICDQKQRLCFAIALWNEKDPILKERFFGLTGNQGNHGEDVKEYYFYLDNTPTHSYMKMLYKYPQAEFPYAELERENQQRSRQEFEFELLDTGIFKDNNYFDVVIEYAKADPEDILIKISVTNRGSETNNLHLLPTLWFRNTWSWEDNSLKPQLKVYQKNESSSIIEAEHSDLGKRWLVCDHNNQVANGDLPLLFTENETNSQRLFGIKNNSNYVKDGINNYVVNGQTEAINPNQIGTKTAAHYLLNLAPNETQTICLRLQNNLPNNDFDLEEFDSIFQQRKAEADQFYSQLTPFSLSQDHGNIQRQAFAGLLWSKQYYAYNVDRWLKGDSAMPQPPNERKKGRNRQWIHLDSDDIISMPDKWEYPWFAAWDLAFHVIPLALVDAEFAKYQLDILTREWYMHPNGQIPAYEWAFGDVNPPVHAWATWRVYKIEQKMKGEGDRVFLERVFQKLLLNFTWWVNRKDTEGKNVFEGGFLGLDNIGVFDRSAPLPTGGHIEQADGTSWMGMYCLNMLTIALELAKENPVYEDIATKFFEHFLYIAQAMNHIGEDGTQLWDEEEGFFYDVLHLTHGKQIPLKVRSMVGLIPLFAIAILEPDILAKLPGFKERVEWFINHRPDLKHNVACMETKGVGARRLLALCYVTPHHFNPEDKLRRILAKLLDENEFLSDYGIRALSKYHAEHPYIFNVNGQNYCVDYEPAESSTGLFGGNSNWRGPIWMPVNYLIIEALQKFHYYLGDDFKVECPTGSGNWLNLWQVASEISQRLMRIFLEDNSGYRPVYGGIDQFQNDPHWHDLILFYEYFHGDNGAGIGASHQTGWTGLIAKLIQQWGEFDGDFSFAETRSDRD from the coding sequence ATGAATGCAGAAACAACAAGATTAGCCGATGGCAATTGGCAACAGTGGGGTCCTTATCTAAGCGATCGCGCCTGGGGAACTGTTAGAGAAGATTATAGTGCCGATGGTACAGCATGGGATTATTTTACTCACGATCAAGCTCGTTCTCGTGCTTATCGTTGGGGAGAAGATGGCATTGGCGGAATTTGCGATCAAAAGCAAAGATTATGTTTTGCGATCGCGCTTTGGAATGAAAAAGATCCGATTCTGAAAGAAAGATTTTTTGGTTTAACTGGTAATCAAGGTAATCACGGGGAAGATGTCAAAGAATATTATTTTTATTTGGATAATACTCCGACTCATTCTTATATGAAAATGCTCTATAAATATCCCCAGGCGGAATTTCCTTATGCTGAGTTGGAGAGAGAGAATCAACAGCGCAGTCGTCAAGAATTTGAGTTTGAACTATTAGATACTGGGATATTTAAAGACAATAATTATTTTGATGTTGTAATTGAATATGCTAAAGCCGATCCAGAAGATATTTTAATTAAAATTAGTGTTACTAATCGTGGTTCGGAAACCAATAATTTACATTTATTACCTACACTTTGGTTTCGTAATACTTGGTCATGGGAAGATAATTCACTCAAACCCCAACTCAAAGTTTATCAAAAGAATGAAAGCTCTAGCATTATTGAAGCCGAACATTCCGATTTAGGAAAAAGATGGTTAGTCTGCGACCATAATAATCAGGTAGCAAATGGTGATTTGCCCTTACTGTTTACCGAAAATGAAACCAATAGCCAACGGTTATTTGGAATCAAAAATAATTCTAATTATGTTAAAGATGGCATCAATAATTATGTAGTTAATGGTCAAACTGAGGCAATTAATCCCAATCAAATTGGTACTAAAACTGCTGCTCACTATTTACTTAATTTAGCTCCAAATGAAACTCAAACTATTTGCTTGCGTCTTCAAAATAACCTTCCTAACAATGATTTTGATTTAGAAGAATTTGATTCAATTTTTCAACAAAGAAAAGCAGAAGCAGATCAATTTTATAGCCAACTTACACCTTTCTCTTTATCCCAAGATCATGGTAATATTCAACGCCAAGCCTTTGCAGGGTTGCTATGGAGTAAACAATATTACGCCTACAACGTTGATCGCTGGTTAAAAGGTGATTCTGCCATGCCTCAACCTCCAAACGAACGAAAAAAGGGCAGAAATCGTCAATGGATTCATTTAGATAGTGATGATATTATCTCGATGCCCGATAAATGGGAATATCCTTGGTTTGCTGCTTGGGACTTAGCTTTTCATGTTATTCCCTTGGCTTTAGTTGATGCCGAATTTGCCAAATATCAACTCGATATCCTCACTAGAGAATGGTATATGCACCCCAATGGACAAATTCCCGCTTATGAATGGGCATTTGGGGATGTTAATCCACCTGTTCATGCTTGGGCAACTTGGCGCGTCTATAAAATCGAACAGAAAATGAAAGGCGAAGGCGATCGCGTTTTTTTAGAACGAGTTTTTCAAAAATTACTGTTGAACTTTACCTGGTGGGTAAATCGTAAAGATACCGAAGGAAAAAATGTCTTTGAAGGAGGTTTTTTAGGTTTAGATAATATTGGAGTCTTTGATCGCAGCGCACCCTTACCTACTGGTGGGCATATCGAACAAGCAGACGGTACGAGTTGGATGGGGATGTATTGTCTTAATATGCTAACCATCGCGCTGGAGTTAGCTAAAGAAAATCCTGTCTATGAAGACATTGCGACGAAATTTTTTGAACATTTCCTTTACATTGCCCAGGCGATGAATCATATTGGCGAAGATGGAACGCAACTATGGGATGAAGAAGAAGGCTTTTTCTACGATGTCTTACATTTAACTCATGGGAAACAGATTCCTCTCAAAGTACGTTCGATGGTAGGATTAATTCCCTTATTCGCGATCGCAATTCTCGAACCAGATATTTTAGCTAAATTACCAGGTTTTAAAGAACGTGTGGAATGGTTTATTAATCATCGTCCCGATCTCAAACACAATGTTGCTTGTATGGAAACTAAGGGGGTAGGGGCAAGAAGATTATTAGCTTTATGTTATGTTACGCCTCATCATTTTAATCCTGAAGATAAATTACGCCGAATTTTGGCAAAATTACTCGATGAAAATGAGTTTTTAAGTGATTATGGCATTCGCGCTTTATCCAAATACCATGCCGAACATCCTTATATTTTTAATGTCAACGGACAAAATTATTGTGTCGATTACGAACCTGCTGAATCTAGTACGGGTTTGTTCGGAGGTAATTCCAACTGGCGTGGTCCAATTTGGATGCCTGTTAATTATCTGATTATCGAAGCTCTACAAAAATTCCACTATTATTTAGGAGATGATTTTAAAGTAGAATGTCCCACTGGTTCAGGTAACTGGTTAAATTTGTGGCAAGTTGCTAGTGAAATTTCTCAACGCCTGATGCGAATTTTTTTAGAAGATAATTCTGGTTATCGTCCAGTATATGGCGGAATTGATCAGTTTCAAAACGATCCTCATTGGCATGATTTAATTCTCTTTTACGAATATTTTCATGGTGATAATGGTGCTGGTATAGGTGCTTCCCATCAAACAGGTTGGACTGGATTGATTGCCAAGTTAATCCAACAATGGGGTGAATTTGATGGCGATTTCAGCTTCGCTGAGACGCGGAGCGATCGCGATTAA
- the hisF gene encoding imidazole glycerol phosphate synthase subunit HisF has translation MLAKRILPCLDVNAGRVVKGVNFVDLKDAGDPVELAKIYNDAGADELVFLDITATHEDRDTIVDVVYRTAEQVFIPLTVGGGIQSLENIKKLLRAGADKVSINSAAVKNPKFINQASDRFGKQCIVVAIDARRRKDSSNPGWEVYVRGGRENTGIDAIAWAKEVEQRGAGELLVTSMDGDGTQAGYDLELTRTIAEQVEIPVIASGGAGNCQHIYEAFTEGKAEAALLASLLHYGQLTIADVKTYLQQHQVSVRTV, from the coding sequence ATGCTTGCTAAACGAATTTTACCTTGTCTAGATGTTAATGCCGGACGAGTTGTTAAAGGTGTTAACTTTGTCGATCTTAAAGATGCTGGCGATCCAGTTGAATTAGCCAAAATTTACAATGATGCAGGAGCGGACGAATTAGTTTTCCTTGATATTACCGCAACTCATGAAGACAGAGACACAATTGTTGACGTAGTTTATCGTACTGCTGAACAAGTGTTTATTCCTTTAACTGTTGGTGGTGGCATTCAATCCTTAGAAAATATTAAAAAATTGTTAAGAGCAGGGGCAGATAAAGTCAGTATCAATTCGGCTGCGGTTAAAAATCCTAAATTTATTAATCAGGCAAGCGATCGCTTTGGTAAACAATGTATTGTCGTCGCGATCGATGCTAGAAGGCGCAAAGACTCTAGCAACCCAGGTTGGGAGGTCTATGTTAGAGGTGGAAGAGAAAATACAGGAATAGATGCGATCGCATGGGCTAAAGAAGTAGAACAACGAGGCGCAGGAGAGCTATTGGTTACCAGCATGGATGGCGATGGAACTCAAGCTGGATACGATTTAGAACTCACTCGTACTATTGCCGAACAAGTAGAAATTCCAGTAATTGCTTCTGGTGGGGCAGGAAATTGTCAACATATCTACGAAGCTTTTACTGAAGGTAAAGCAGAGGCTGCTCTGTTAGCTTCACTCTTGCATTACGGGCAGTTGACCATTGCTGATGTCAAAACTTATTTACAACAACATCAAGTTTCAGTTAGGACGGTTTAA
- a CDS encoding rhomboid family intramembrane serine protease encodes MVPLKDENPVKITPYLTYTLIAINIVVFFYEISLNPKQLDLFFHLFAVVPKELTASFSGITLAQPVPEPLTLVTSQFLHASIAHLGFNMLFLWIFGNNIEEELGRVKYLIFYLSCGVLAALSQWYFSALSDIPSLGASGAIAGVMGAYILKFPSAKIITVIPLGFFFPTFRVSAIYFLGFWFLEQAFNGVASLEVSTSVGMENGGVAYWAHAGGFIFGAILGPILGLFSERSEQY; translated from the coding sequence ATGGTTCCCTTAAAGGATGAAAACCCAGTCAAAATTACACCTTACCTCACTTATACTCTAATAGCGATCAATATAGTTGTTTTCTTTTATGAAATTAGCTTAAACCCTAAACAACTAGACCTGTTTTTCCATTTGTTTGCTGTTGTTCCTAAAGAATTAACTGCGAGTTTTAGTGGAATTACCTTAGCTCAACCCGTACCAGAACCTTTGACTCTAGTTACCTCCCAGTTTCTTCATGCTAGTATTGCTCATCTAGGTTTTAATATGTTGTTTTTGTGGATTTTTGGTAACAACATCGAAGAAGAACTAGGCAGGGTCAAATATTTAATTTTTTATTTAAGTTGTGGCGTTTTAGCTGCTTTATCTCAATGGTACTTCTCTGCATTATCTGATATTCCTTCATTAGGTGCTTCTGGTGCGATCGCTGGAGTTATGGGAGCATATATACTTAAATTTCCTTCTGCCAAAATTATTACTGTTATTCCTTTAGGTTTCTTTTTTCCTACTTTTCGTGTCTCTGCAATTTATTTCTTAGGTTTTTGGTTTCTTGAACAAGCTTTTAATGGTGTAGCTTCCTTAGAAGTTAGTACCAGCGTTGGCATGGAAAACGGTGGTGTAGCTTACTGGGCGCACGCAGGCGGTTTTATTTTTGGCGCGATTTTAGGTCCTATTTTAGGATTGTTTTCTGAGCGTTCAGAGCAATATTAA